In Solanum stenotomum isolate F172 chromosome 6, ASM1918654v1, whole genome shotgun sequence, one DNA window encodes the following:
- the LOC125867986 gene encoding protein ELF4-LIKE 3-like, whose product MEGEMDGKVFQTCQKSFVQVQNILDQNRLLINEINQNHESKIPDNLNRNVGLIRELNNNIRRVVDLYAHLSGSFNKSNDVSSEGDSSGRPTHKRNRPL is encoded by the coding sequence atggaagGAGAAATGGATGGTAAAGTTTTTCAGACATGTCAAAAGAGTTTTGTTCAAGTTCAGAATATATTGGATCAAAATAGGCTGTTAATCAATGAGATTAATCAGAATCATGAGTCCAAAATCCCTGATAATTTGAACAGAAATGTTGGTTTAATTAGAGaactcaacaacaatatcagAAGAGTTGTTGACCTTTATGCACATCTTTCAGGTTCATTCAACAAATCTAATGATGTTTCATCTGAAGGAGATTCCTCTGGAAGACCTACTCACAAAAGGAATAGGCCTCTCTGA
- the LOC125866781 gene encoding uncharacterized protein LOC125866781 yields MKKTLGSKMKIEIPLGKGRPTKPDQSAKLSNELGIIARNFLLLPNKWKELTREDKDAALIRCHERFEINLDEHYVKDSCEDILKNRSRQWRYKLKQLFESAHSEEEARKIEVPELTPENWNRLCDMWINPHHKKRCDINKVNRTKLKSNHFMGSKAFVAARAEMGGTKPEGVEPDRIEFYKHTHYTSEKGWSSLQAETHYNNMIDLKDIYTSGESSMTIDEIVDTVLGTKSGYIKGLGYGPKPNTTRATQRRTAELEDSLKKAKQEAASAQHDLQKRLNAAETEVENQQSQILDQQSQIQDQQSQIKALNSQLDTVVARQEDMFRKIQLFARSSPSSAPSEG; encoded by the exons atgaagaagacttTGGGAAGCAAGATGAAAATAGAAATTCCACTGGGCAAAGGAAGGCCAACTAAACCAGATCAATCAGCAAAACTATCCAATGAGTTGGGGATAATTGCTCGAAACTTTCTATTGCTTCCAAACAAGTGGAAGGAACTCACAAGAGAGGACAAAGATGCAGCACTAATTAGATGTCAT gAGAGGTTTGAGATTAATTTGGATGAGCATTACGTGAAAGATAGTTGTGAGGATATCCTGAAAAATAGAAGCAGGCAGTGGCGTTACAAGTTAAAACAACTATTTGAAAGTGCACACTCCGAGGAAGAAGCTCGTAAAATTGAAGTGCCAGAGTTGACCCCCGAAAATTGGAATAGGCTTTGTGACATGTGGATCAATCCACATCATAAG aAACGATGCGACATAAACAAGGTCAATAGAACTAAGCTTAAATCTAATCATTTCATGGGGTCAAAAGCGTTTGTAGCGGCTCGTGCTGAAATG GGTGGGACTAAACCTGAAGGAGTAGAGCCTGATAGAATCGAGTTTTACAAGCATACTCATTACACGAGTGAAAAAGGATGGTCTTCTCTACAGGCTGAGACTCATTAT AACAACATGATTGATTTGAAAGATATATATACTTCGGGAGAGTCTTCCATGACTATTGATGAAATTGTGGATACTGTTCTTGGTACAAAGTCGGGATATATAAAAGGCCTTGGTTATGGTCCAAAACCTAATACTACAAGAGCTACACAAAGGAGAACGGCAGAGTTAGAAGACTCTCTCAAAAAGGCGAAACAAGAAGCTGCTAGTGCCCAACATGACTTACAGAAACGATTAAATGCAGCTGAAACTGAGGTAGAAAACCAACAGTCGCAGATACTAGACCAGCAATCTCAGATTCAAGACCAACAGTCACAAATAAAAGCATTAAATTCTCAGTTGGACACTGTAGTAGCACGCCAAGAAGACATGTTTAGGAAGATACAACTCTTTGCTCGCTCATCGCCATCAAG tgCTCCATCAGAAGGCTGA